Genomic segment of Thiohalospira halophila DSM 15071:
ATGAAGATCCACGTGCCGGCGAACTTCATCGGCTACGGCGCCTTCGCCCTGGCGGCCATGGTGGGCGTGGCCTACCTCATCGTGGACAGTCTGCGCCAGCGCGGCGGGCAGGGGCCCATCCTCTCCCAGATGCCGTCGCTGGAGATGATGGACGACGTCATGTACAAGTCCATCGCCCTGGGCTTCGCCTTCTTCACCATCGCCACCATCCTCGGCGCCGTCTGGGCGGCGGAAGCGTGGGGCGGCTACTGGTCGTGGGACCCCAAGGAGACCTGGGCGCTCATCGTCTGGCTCAACTACGCCGCCTGGCTCCACATGCGCTTTACCAAGGGCTGGCGGGGCCGGCCGCTGGCGTGGTGGTCCATCATCGGCCTGTTCATCACCCTCTTCGCCTTCCTGGGAGTGAACATGTTCCTGGCCGGCCTCCACTCCTACGGCGAGCTGTAGCCCGGGCGGCGGGGCGGGCGCCCCGCCGCCGCTCGGGCCGCCTCAACGGCGGCCGATACCGTAGAAGTACTCGTTGAAGGTGGCGACGTCGGTGGAGACCTGGCGGAAGAGGTGGTCCAGGCTGACGATGGCGTGCTCCAGGAGGTTCACGGCGATGAAGGGGTGCTCCAGCCGCAGGCGGGAGTACATCACCCGGGGCAGGCGCAGCACGCGAGTCCCCTCGGCGCGAGCCTCCATGCGGATGGAGCGGGGCTGGCGGTCGAAGAAGGACATCTCCCCCATCATCTCGCCCTCGCCGATGCGGCCCACTTCGAAGCTCTCGGTCCCGGAGACGGAGAGCAGCGCCGCCTCGCCCTGGACGATGAAGTAGAGGGCCTCGCCCACCTCGCCGACGTCGGCGATGACCTCGTCCCGCTGCAGCGTCACCAGTTCGGTGTACTCCAGCAGCGTCTGGACCTCCTTGATGGTCATGGACTCGCACAGGGCCTGCTGGTTGAGGAACTCGGCGAGCTCCACGGGGTTCTGCTGGGTCATGGCGCCTCCGGCGGGTTAATGAACGGCGCTCAGCATACCCCACGCCGCGGGCGGAAAAAACGGCCGTGGAAACGCGACGCGAGCTGGGGCACCATGAAGCCGGCAGTCCGCGTCCACCCCGAGGAGGTTGTTGCATGGAGTCATTCACCCGCATCGCCGCTACGCTGATCCTGGCGCTGGCCGGCCTGGTCCTTGCCCTGCCGGTGGCGGCCGAGCCCGCCGAGGGCATCGACTACGTCGTCCTGGACGAGCCGGTCACCGACGGTGGCGGCGAG
This window contains:
- a CDS encoding Crp/Fnr family transcriptional regulator, whose translation is MTQQNPVELAEFLNQQALCESMTIKEVQTLLEYTELVTLQRDEVIADVGEVGEALYFIVQGEAALLSVSGTESFEVGRIGEGEMMGEMSFFDRQPRSIRMEARAEGTRVLRLPRVMYSRLRLEHPFIAVNLLEHAIVSLDHLFRQVSTDVATFNEYFYGIGRR